TCTCTATTGCTTATCACTTTTCAAGAGAAGGTCAGTAAAGAGGACTTATGAAATTAAGGCTATAGGTATCTTTGCGTTTGCAGCAATTGGAGACTCCATCTTATCCTCTTGCATACTAGATCCTTTGCGAAAGCAATACCCCGAAACGAAAATTATTATTTTTGCTTCTAAGGCAAATGCTGGTATTTACTCGATTCTTTCTGGATATGATGAGATGGTGATCTTGCCGGTGACCAAACCACTCATGGTATTTAAGGTATTAAAAAAATACTACTTAGATATATTGATTGATACCTCGCAGTGGACAAAATTAAGCGCTATTTATAGTGTACTTATTCAAGCAAATATCAAAATTGGTTTTAAAACGAAAGGGCAATATCGTCATTTTGGGTATGACCTTGTTGTTCCTCACTCAAACAAAGTTCATGAATTGAAGAACTTTCAAGCTCTATTAAAACCTTTGGGCATCGCTTTTCAAGGATCACCATCATTGAAGATGGAACAGATCGAGACTCAAAATCTGGCGTCCATTGGCATAGAAACGAATCGACCATATATTATTTTTCATCCTTGGGCGAGCGGTACGCGATCAAACCAACGTGAGTGGCCAGTCGATTTTTGGGTGGAATTGGCAAAAAATCTAATAGCAAAAGATCATAATATTTTGATTTCTGGATCCTCACATAATCTTGCAGATAGTCAAAGACTTGCAAGAGCGATTGGTTTTGAAAACCAAACAGTGATCCTTGCGGGTAAGCTGTTGTTTTCTCAACTCGCCAAGGTAATTTTGGAGGCAAAAGTAGTCATTTCCGTAAATACTGGAATTGCTCATTTGGCTGATCATTTAAAGGTTCCAACGATTGTGCTGAATGGACCAACCAATTCGGCCCGCTGGGGCGTAGTCAATGAGCGTTCATTAAATATTGACGTCCCCCAAGAAAACGGCGGCGGATTTTTAAACCTAGGATTTGAATATTCCCATCATTGTCCATACATCATGAATCAAATTTCGGTACAGCAGGTTCAATCAAAAATTGATGAGATGCTCGGAAATTAAGCCAGGTCAATATGAATAACTAGAATTTTTCTAGTTTTACAAAACAATCGGTCTATTTTTGGATTTACCGTAGGCGGGTGAAGTGAAGTAGCGCGACCAGGAGCCTGGCATTTCTGGAATGGCATGACCGTTGTAATCGATTCCTGCCTGATTAAGTTGTAAATTCGGGTTTTCCAAGAGTGTTTTACGAATTACGCGTGTGAGCATGCCAGTAGCGGTAAAGCTTAAGATCGCATCCTTCGGATTTTCAAAGGTTTTACCCCTAAAGTAGGGGTAAAAGTTACAAATCTCATCAATCATCATCGCGGTGATGGGGTGATTTTTTGCAAACGCAAAAGACCATTGCATGGCAAGTTTTGTTGGATGTTGGATTCTCTCCATAATAAGTTCCTCAGGCATGAGGATGCAATTATTTTGCTCATAGGAAATTAAGCAATCTGAATCTGGCTTCAGAAGCATTTTTAATGGAATTGCACAGCCTTTATTGATATCAAAATAAAAGCCACCGCGTTCATGGAGTATGCAAACTCTGAAAATATCCGCTTTTGAGGGCCCAAATTGAGAATTTTGATAAATTTGAAATATTGGATGATTACCCCAAAATTCCTCCATGTACGCATCAATTTTTTGGGCATCAAATAGGTAAAAATTAAGCTCCGGATTTAATGTTCGAAAGTGAATGATATGTTTGTAAAGTGTTTTACCAAATTGGCGATTTACCCAAGTTTGGTACACATTTGGAGGAAGGTGGGCATGCTCAAATGGCTGGATTGCGATTTGATCATCCAGGAATTGATAGGGCTTTTCAAGAACGAGTTGAATTTGCCTAACTGATTTTTTTAGTTGAGGGATGAATTGATTAAACATCTCAATAAATGTGCGCGTGAATTTGCCTGATTATGAAGCGATTTTCTTTGATAAAAAAGGCTCAATAGCAGTCAAGAGAATGATTTTGAGATCGAGCAACAAAGACCAGTTTTCAATATAGTACAGATCATATTCAATCCGTTTATGGAGGTCAGTGTCGCCGCGAAGCCCATGAATCTGAGCCCACCCAGTAATTCCAGCTTTCACCAAATGTTTTTTCGCATAATTTGGGATTTGTCTTGCAAACTCATCAATAAATTCAACCCGCTCGGGTCGTGGCCCTACAATCGACATTTGCCCCAAAAGCACATTAATAAACTGAGGCAATTCATCCAAATTCATACGCCGCATCCATCTGGAGAAAGGATGTACTGTTTTGGACTCTGAATTTCCCCATCGCACACCACTTTTCTCAACATCGACTGGCATCGAGCGAAACTTCAGCATCTTAAATGGCCGACCATTTAGACCCACCCGTTCTTGCTTATAAAGTACAGGGCCAGGAGAGGTGAGCTTTACCGCTATGGCTAAAAATAAGAGTAATGGACTCAATAGAATCAAAATTAAAAAGGAAAGGATGAAGTCTTCTAAATTCTTAATGAGTAGTGCTTGACCAGAAAAGGGCGAGGCATTCACATTGAGCATATTGACACCTAAAATCTCGGTCGATCCATGATTGATCAAGCGAAATGTGAAAAGATCAGGCGCATACTTAATACTAGCGGAACTAAATCGCAATTGATCTATTAGGAGAGGAAGTTTTGCAGACTCGCTAATTGGAAGGGCGATCCAGATCTCATCTAATAATTGCCCCGATAGTGATTCTATTGAAGAGTTGTCGTCACTCTGAGAAACGGTACAGATTAATTCATATTCGGGATTGAAAGTTTGGTTGATTTGGTCAGCTAACTGGGTCGCCACTACCCCGCTACCAATGATTGCCACCTTTTTTTTATTGGCAGCAAGTCCATGAAGTTTGGAAAAAATAATATCAACTATTAGATTGCCTGAGATTAAGAAAAACCATGCCAGTGCCGACCAAAGGACCAACCAAATTCGAGATAATAGATTTCCACTTTGAGTAAAAACAATCACAAACAAAACGATTAAGAACAAAGTAAGCCAGAGCTTACTAACTCGTAGTATTTGTTGTGTTGGAGATAATGAGAATTTTTCGCTAAAAGCTTGCGATGAAATTAATAAATAAACAACACAAGCACCAAGTATGAATATTTCATATGATTCATTGGGTATGGGACTGTTCCAAAAACGAATTTGTAAAGCGATAAATCCTGTAGCGTAGATAATTCCAGTATCAACGATTCGATGAATGAATGAATTGGAGGAGACTGATCTTCGCATAAGACTTTAAGAGAGAGCGACCAAAACTAAATTTTCTAATAATTTTTAGCCAATGATCCAATTATGAAGAAATTCCATACGGATATAAAGCAAAATTGCTATTAGCAAAGTAATCCCCTGTGTAATCCGAGGGCCACGAAGATTACCAGCTAGAAAAACTAAAGGCGCTGCATAAAAATCAAATAAGCGAGTTTGGATTGCATGAATTGGTGCGAAGAACCAAGCAAGGAATATCGCTAATAAAATACTTGCAAAGGCCAACTGATCCCTGTTCTTCTCTTCTGTAGTTGAATCATTGATCAGTAAAATAAAAATTACATATCCAATAATTAGTAGATGTGCTAACGGAAAGTTGATTTGATTATCAAATAAACCTTGTCGATATTGGTCCCAATAGGGGGCAGATTCATTTTTACTAAGGGGCAATAGTTGCTCAAAAGATGGCGTCCATTCTAAATAGATAAATATAACTAGTAATGTGATTACTATGATTCCTATATATTTATATCTCGAGATTTGATTAAATAAAATGAGACCAATAGAAAAAATACCTTGTGAGTGAAAAAAATAATTACTTAGCAAAAGGGTAGATCCTAAAAATTGCTTTGAACGTACTAAAAAATAAAAAGCCATAAAAAAAACAGTTAGCGCAAGACCGGCCCGTAGAAGGGTAAAATCATAATATAAGTAACTGAGAGGTATAAATAAAGTTAGTGCCAGTAATTTATGACGGCATAGTCGATCAATAATGAGTAATTGGATAAAAGTACAAATGCCACTTAGCACTAGAATCGCACGTTCAGCTGGCATCGCTGATTTCAGTAAAGCTACAAATAGATACCAGCCCCAATCACGTGAACCTTGAATCAGCTGGATACATTCTACAATTGAGCAAATATTCTTGGAGATTTCTAAATAATGTAAGTCATCTCGGGATAGTCCAATTGGACGTATGGCGCTAAATATTACCAATATAAGAGCAAAAAACCAGTAAAGTTGGCTTTCTATTTTCGTATTAGGTTTGTGATAAAAAATCAAACTAAATATGACTAGGGCGCTAAAAAAACAAAGCCCCCCTAAAGAGTATTCTCCTATCAAGCCGATTTCAATGTATGAAGGATTACTTTGAGCTTGGGACATTTGATTTTTAAAATTAAATTTTTTGAAAGCTATTATTCAAAAATATATACTGTTAGAGTTAAAGTGCTATATGATAAACGTACAATCATAACTAATATATTTTTTTGAGGCTTAATGACTAATTTTCATCAAAATACAGAAAATCTAAACTCACAAAACCTTGATGCTGGCGCGCATGAAATTTCTTTAATCCATTTGTTGATATTTTTTAAATCTGCATACAAGACTATCGTTGGGTGCTCTCTACTTGGTATTGTAGGTTCGGCCCTTTTTCTCTTGGTGACCCCTAAGCAGTACGAGGCGAGCGCTCAAATCAAGATGGCGCAGATTGCAAATATCAACAACAATAACAATAACCTTAACCCCCTGGGCATTAATATCGAGGAGCCTCAGGCGCTCATCAGCCGGATGGCCCTTCCGACCTCCTACCCTAAGGAGACCATCGCGCTCTGTGGCTTATCTGACACAAAAAACGCCGAAGTCGCGCTTGTGAGTAAAGTGAAGCTCACTATCACCAAAGGTGTGAGCGGGAGCGTAGACCTAAAGATCCGTGATGTCTCTAAGGATACTGCCAAAGCGTGCGCAAACGCGGTCTACGAACTCATCAAGACCTCTCAGTCCGGGCTCATCTCGCCCTATATTGACGAGGCTGTGAAAAAATTGAATACTGAGCAGGAGCGCCTAAACCGCGCTACCCAAATAATCGCCAAGGCCGATAAGTCAGGCGCAGCCGTGAGCGCTGCCTACCTTGCCACCCGCGATGAAATCCGCTACTTGCTTGATCAAATCTCGAACATGCAAAACATCATCACCGGCAACGAAAGCCGCGCGGCTCATCTCACGGCCCCGATTTACCTGAAAGAAGAGCCGGTATTCCCTCAAAACCGCAATAGCCTCTTGGTCGGTCTACTGCTCGGGGGCTTTCTGGGGCTGGCTTTGTTCCTAGTGCGCAAGTGGTACATATCCAATCGCGCAGCCCTTAAACATCAAATGTTAACGTACTAGAGTTTGCGCCCCGGGGCACCTGTACTCGGGCACTGGAAAATTGGTCAATGTAGGTTATGTCTTGATCACGTTTGTTGCTGGTTTAGTCTCATTTGTGGTTTCTCTAACACTTATATTGGTTGAGGTTGTATTTGCCTATCGCTCAACGAGTTGGGATATGCCTGCGCAAGAACTATCTCAAAAGCCTAAAAGGTCCTAGGAATAAAATTCGCAGTAATCTAAAATTTCTGAAAGATATCTATGACAATTAATCAAAACAAAATCCTCATCACCGGTGGAGCTGGCTTTTTAGGCTCTCATCTGACTGAACGCTTGGTTCGGGAGGGTAATGATGTTTTGGTAGTGGATAACTTTTTTACTGGCAACAAACAGAACCTTGCGCACTTGATGGGTAATCCTAATTTGGAGATCATGCGCCATGATGTGACCTTTCCTTTGTATGTCGAGGTCAATCAGATCTATAACTTGGCGTGTCCCGCCTCTCCAGTGCATTACCAATACGATCCCGTGCAAACGACTAAAACCAGTGTGCACGGTGCGATTAATATGCTAGGTCTCGCTAAGCGGACGCGCGCCCGTATTTTGCAAGCCTCTACGAGTGAGGTATATGGTGATCCAGAGGTGCATCCTCAACCCGAGGGCTATTGGGGCAGAGTCAATCCGATTGGCATTCGGTCCTGTTATGACGAGGGTAAGCGCTGTGCTGAAACCCTATTTTTTGACTACTTTCGTCAACACCAAACCGATATCAAAGTGGTACGTATCTTCAACACCTATGGCCCAAGGATGCATCCCAATGATGGTCGGGTCGTGAGCAACTTTGTCGTGCAGGCCTTGCAAGGTAAAGACATCACGATTTATGGAGACGGTTCTCAGACCCGAAGTTTTTGCTATGTCGATGACCTAATCGACGCCATGGTCAGAATGATGAACTCAGAGAAGGGTTTTACTGGCCCCGTTAATATTGGCAACCCCGGAGAGTTCACCATGCTCGAGCTTGCCGAGATGGTTCTCAAGCTTTCTGGCAGTAAATCCAAGATTATTCATCAACCATTGCCATCGGATGATCCGAAGCAGCGTCAGCCCAATATTGATTTAGCTAAAGCCAAATTAGGGTGGGAGCCCAGGGTATCCCTTGAGGATGGCCTGAAAGAAACGATTGCTTATTTTAAAAATTTATAAAATTAGATTAAAATTTACTCATTAAGGAAATTAGAGTTTACTAATTAGTTATAATCAAAAAAAACCTTAATTTGTAATGATTATTGGCATCAATCTTTTTGAACATATCTCTAAATTGAAACCAAGCGATAATCTCTCATAAGTTCTAAGATGTTATCATCACGAGTGATTTATTGATAGGTGTTTCGAATGCCACCCCCCCCTTTTTTTTATTCGCATCCATTTTACAGACTTTACTAATGAACTAACATTTACTTAGGTATAGGTAAATCTATTAATGGGAATTATTGAGTCTAATTCGGGAGTGTTTCATGAGTAATCAGCTATGATTCATGATCCTCTATTTTATTAAAATAAATCTTGTGGAAAATTATTAGAGATTATTTTATATGATGTTTTTGGCTGAAACATGACTATCAAATAAAATATAACGCTAATATTTTTTTCGGATACAAAGAAATTATGAATAATAGCGTTCTGTTCTTTCGTGATTTTCATGAAGATAAAAGAATCAGCATGGAAAATTATGCCAATAATCTGATATCTGCAATGCATGAGAATTGCCCAGACATCAATATTTCAGAAGTTAGGCCAACCTTACACTCAATAAAATTCATACCAAAAAATATCTTTAATTTACAGATGAGAGTAGCAAGGTATTTGCTCTATCCTCTTGTGGCATTGTCTAACAAGAAAAATAAAGTTTTCCATATTTTGGATCATGGATATGCTCATCTAATTCTAGTCCTTGGAAAAAAAAGAACTGTCATTACAGTGCACGACATAATACCGTTACTTGCTGGTAGGGGAATTATTGCTGGCGTTGTAAATAAAAGAAGGAGTTGGTTGTTTGAACTAACCGCATATTTTTTTAAATATGCGAAACATATCATAGCTATAAGTGAAAGCACCAGAAATGATTTAATTAAATATTGTGGATGTGATCCTAAGAAAATTACCGTTATTTATTATGGTTTAGGAAGAGAATTTCGTGTCTTTTCAGAAGAGGAAAAAATAACTGCCAGAAAGAATTTTGGCTTTCAAAAAGATGGAAAATTTATTTTGATCACAGGCCATCAGTTTTATAAAAATCATGCAACTGCAATAAAAATTTTTGATGAACTAGCAGAAATTTTCCCAAATTTATTTTTAGTAAAAAGCGGAGAAAACACCGAGGATTGGAAGAGACATACTGAGGCAAGCAATTATAAAGATCGCATATTTAATGTCTTTTTAAAGCCTAGTGATATGCCGGCGTTGTACAATTCTGTGGATTGTTTATTATTTCCTTCATTGTACGAGGGTTTCGGTTGGCCGCCCGTAGAGGCAATGGCATGTGGAACCCCAGTTGTGTCGTCAAATACAAGTTCCTTGCCTGAGGCAGTGGGTTCATCTGGGTTGATGGCTGATCCGGACGACATATCTGCTTTTACGAAACACATTAAAAAGTTATTATTAGAAAAACCATATCATGATTCACAGATTGAAAGAGGATTACAACATTCTCAAAAATTTCATTGGGAAATCAATGCTAAAAAAACTAGAATTGTCTATCAAAAAATTTTAAAGGAAGGTCGAAATGAATAGAAAAATATTAATTACTGGGGGGGCTGGATTTATAGGAGCTAATTGCGCTAAATTTTTTTTCGAAAATGATTGGGATGTACTAATAGTAGATAACCTGTCACGAAAAGGTGGAGCTATAAACTTAGAATGGTTAAAAAATAATATTAAATTAAAGTTTTTCCAAGCTGATATTCGTGATTATGATTTGATGAAAGAAATTATAAAAACAGAGACTCCAGACGTTATTATTCACTTGGCTGCACAGGTGGCAGTAACTACCTCAGTGTTAAATCCATTCGAAGATTTCGATATTAATGCGAGAGGAACATTTAATATTCTCGAAGCTCTACGATTGACATCTCCTAATACGATTTTCATTAATGCTTCAACAAACAAAGTTTACGGAAAACTCGAAGCCCTGAATGTGATCGAACGGAATAATAGATATGAATATTGTGATTCACCTAACGGCATTGATGAGAAATTTCCATTAGAGTTTTATTCACCATATGGTTGCTCAAAAGGCTCTGCCGATCAGTACACTTTAGATTACGCCAGAATTTTTGGGATAAAGTCAACAACATTCAGACAATCTTGCATTTATGGCGAAAGACAGTTTGGGGTTGAGGATCAAGGATGGGTCGCATGGTTTGCTATTGCAGCAGCACTCGATAAAGAGATCACAATTTATGGTGATGGAATGCAGATAAGGGATGTCTTATCGGTAAAGGATTTAGCTAAAGCATATCTTGCAGCTATCGATAATATAGATAAGGCTGTTGGGCAAGCGTTTAATATTGGTGGAGGTCCTGAAAATACTCTATCACTCATTGAGCTAATAGATTTATTAGAAAAGAAGAATCAAAAAAAGATACCTTTACATTGGGACGACTGGAGACCAGGTGATCAGCAAGTTTTTGTTTGCGATGTAAATAAGGCTAAGAAGTTATTGAAATGGGTCCCTACTGTTACAGTTAAAGAGGGAGTTGGAGAATTAGTTGACTGGGTACAGAGAAACAAAACACTATTTAGCGGTTTGTAATGGTTACAAAGATTGCATACTTTGTTTCACACCCCATACAGTATCAAGCCCCACTATTATCAAAAATATCTACTGATCCATCAATTGATTTGACAGTATATTTTTCGAGTGATTGTTCGCTTCAGGGCTATGTTGATCAAGGTTTTGGAAGGATTATAAAATGGGATATGCCACTAACTAATGGATATTCATTTAAATTTCTACCTTCGATAGGAGGCAACAAAAAAATAACATTTTGGAGTCCATTTTCTCATGGAATTTATAAAATTCTACGTACTGAAAATTACGATTTTGTGTGGATACATGGATATGCCCGATTTTTAAATTTGCGCATTATTTTGATTGCAAAATTATTAGGTATAAAAGTAATGATAAGAGATGAGGCAACAGCAATCAGCGCAAAAAGGGGAAAGATTAAAAAAGCCTTAAAAAAAATATTCTTTTATTTTTTAAAAAAAAATGTAGATGGTTTTTTAGCAATTGGAACAATGAATTCTGATTACTACTACGCCCATGGGATACCAATTGAGAAAGTGTTTATGGTTCCTTACGCTGTAGATAATAATTTTTTCCAACAGAAATGGAAATTAAATGAAAAAAATATTAACTTAATTAAAAAAAATTTAGGCCTTAATCCTAACCGTAAGATTATTTTATTTTCCAGTAAGTTAATAAAAAGAAAAAGACCTTGCGACCTATTAAGTGCTTATATTGAATTAATCAATACTGAATCCGATTCAAGGCCTTACTTAATTTTTGTTGGGGATGGCGAATTAGCATCGGAATTAAAGTCTAAAGTGAAATTAAAAGGACTCGAAAACGATGTAATATTTTTTGGATTTATTAACCAGAGTCGTCTTCCTGATTTTTATTCAATTTGTGACGTCTTCGTGCTCCCTTCAGAGTTTGAGCCATGGGGATTAGTTATTAATGAAGCGATGAATTTTTGTAAACCAATTATTGCTACCAGTGATGTTGGTGCTACAAAAGATTTGATTGAACAGGGTGTGAATGGATATACTTACAAAGTTGGAGATACTGCTGCTCTAAAAAATCACTTAAAGACAATTCTATCAAATGAAGAATTAAGAGTTTACTTAGGGCAGAATGGCATAAAAAAAATTGAGAAATGGAATTATGAGAGTGATTTATTTGGACTAAAACAAGCTATAAATAAATTAAGTAAAAAAAATGCTTATTAGTGTTGTGATTCCAACATACAATGAGGAACAAGATATTGGTAAAACATTAAGCTCATTGTTGATGCAAGATTATAAAAATTTTGAAATACTGGTTGTTGATGATTCAACAGACTCCACTCGTGTAATTGTTGAAAGCTTTCAGGATTCAAGAATAAAATTTTTACATCCAGGGGGTGGTGGTAGATGCGAAGCAAGAAATTACGGAATAAAAATATCTAATGGTGAAATTATTTGCATACTAAATGCTGATGTACAGCCAAGACGTGATTTTTTCAGCAGAATAATTCATCATTATCAGATGGGTGCAGATTATGTCCTAGTGAACTCCAGGGTATCGAATCAAAATGCTCTTTTGGCTAGATTTGTTGGATCAAAAGGGGATTTTTTGTATAACATTAATACTCACCCTGACAAGATTGAATGGACAGAGGGTTTCAGTGCCAAAAGGAAAGTAATATTGAAAACCAAGCTTTTCCCAACAGGATATGTGATGCCAATTTGCGCTGGTGAAGATGGTTTTTTTGGTAAGAGCCTAAAAGAAATAGGCGCTAAAAAAGTAATTGATTTTTCAATAGCCGTTGATCATATAGCCCCTGCAAAATTATATGAATACTGGCACATTAGGAAAGGACGTGGAGTCGGATCAATTCAATGTAAGAGATTTTTAGAAAAAGATAGTTTTATTAAAATCATTAATATAGCTTTATTAAAAACTATCAAATCTCTGTTTGAAATATGCTTAGTATTCCCTATGCTAATTAGTTGCATTAATATTTCTCGATTTTCATCAAGAGGCTATAGGGACGCATTAATATTTACTTATCCATACATTATAGAAAAATGTGCATTTCATTATGGAGAGTGGATAACAATTTTCGAGATAAAAAAACGGGAAGCCAAAATAAATGCAAGAAGATGATAAGACTCCATTAGATTGGGATTTGCCAGTTGAGAGTCTTTTTGAGAGGATATTTAAAAAACCAATTCGTTCTTTAATTTATCCACTGTATCTTAATATCAGAAGCGAAATTCTCAAAAAAAAATATGGTGGATTAATACCCAATTCCCTTAAGATAAATCTTTTTATTTATGGTACTAGGGGCTTGGAGTACCAAATATTAAGAAAACTTCTAAATAGGTATTCTCCGTTGAAAAATAAATCAATTTTGATTGCTGGATGCGGAACTGGTCGCGATATTCCTAGTTGGCTAAAATATTCACCTGAAAAGCTATTTTGTATCGATTTTTATTCCTATAAAAGATCCTGGGATACAATACTTAACTACTATAAGAGCAATAATACTAAGATTCATTTTATGCAGCAGGATCTAGAGCATATGGAGAATATCCCCAGTGATAGTCTAGATATCATCGGTTCTGATGCTGTATTTGAGCATTTGGCAAATCTTTCTGCAGTTTTATCAGAATGTTACAGAATATTAAAGCCAGATGGAATATTGTATGCAAATTTTGGTCCTCTATGGAGAACTTGGTCTGGGGACCATATATCAGGATTTGATGGATTAGGATCAGGTTTTAATCATTTGCTGCTTAATGAAGAAAATTACAAGGAATACATAAAATTATTTGGAGACTATACACACAATGAGCATGATGGAAGAACATGGATCTATAGCAATATGTTTAGCTATCTTGTTGCAGAGGAATATATTGAAAAGCTGGAAGAGCAAGGCTTCCAGCAATTGCACCTCAGCTGTTCAATTGATCCCGGTACTATAAAATTCTTAAAAAAATATCCAATCAAAACACGTCTCCTACTGAGTAAATACAAAAAATCAGATCTACTTATAGCTGGTTTAACAATAATTTATAAAAAACCATCTCTTAAGGTATAAAAAAATAATGAAAATTATTTTGTCATCACTGGTGGCAGGTCATATGCATGCTCTCGCCAAATTTCTTTATAAAAAAGATTTATTAGCAAGAATGATTTCCAGTTACCCTTCATGGAAATTAAATAAACAAAAAATGCCTGTTGAATCAAAAATAATATATTCATTTCCATGGTTTGTCACGCCATACATGTTCTTGCATAGAATAAATATGCTTCCAGCTTTTTTAGAAAAAAATTTAAGCAGAGGCTCCCATTTTTTTCATGATAATTACGCAAAAAGAAATTTAATTAATGCAGATATTTTTCATGGACTAAGTTGCCATAATTTACAGGCAGGTAGGCAGGCAAAAAGGATGGGAATGAGGTACGTTTGTGATCATGGCTCATCCCACATAGTATTTCAGAAAGAAATTATCGAAGAAGAGTGCAATTTGATGGGGGTAAAAAATATTAGTGGTGGTTTAACTGATGAAAGGGTAATAGAAACTGAACAATTAGAGTATCTCGAATCGGACCATATTTTTGTGGCTTCAAGTTTTTCTAAGGACACATTTATTAAAAAAGGGTTTTCAAGTAAAAAAATATCGGTAATACCTTATGGCGTGGATTTATCTGAATTTTATCCTGCAACCAAAGAAATTGATAAAAAATTCCGAGTTATATACTTGGGTGCTTTATCAATAAGAAAAGGTATACATTATCTTGTTGAAGCTTTTAAATCTGCAAATATTAAAAATAGTGAATTAATTTTAATTGGAAAAAAATGCATAGAAACTGATAAGCTAATTTCAAATAAAAATTTTGATAAACGAATAAAACTTACCGGAATATTATCAAGAAATCAAATACTAAAATTATTGTCAATGTCAAGTGTATTTGTACTACCATCAATTGAGGATGGTTATGGATTAGTATTATTAGAAGCAATGGCA
This DNA window, taken from Polynucleobacter sp. HIN5, encodes the following:
- a CDS encoding EpsG family protein; translated protein: MSQAQSNPSYIEIGLIGEYSLGGLCFFSALVIFSLIFYHKPNTKIESQLYWFFALILVIFSAIRPIGLSRDDLHYLEISKNICSIVECIQLIQGSRDWGWYLFVALLKSAMPAERAILVLSGICTFIQLLIIDRLCRHKLLALTLFIPLSYLYYDFTLLRAGLALTVFFMAFYFLVRSKQFLGSTLLLSNYFFHSQGIFSIGLILFNQISRYKYIGIIVITLLVIFIYLEWTPSFEQLLPLSKNESAPYWDQYRQGLFDNQINFPLAHLLIIGYVIFILLINDSTTEEKNRDQLAFASILLAIFLAWFFAPIHAIQTRLFDFYAAPLVFLAGNLRGPRITQGITLLIAILLYIRMEFLHNWIIG
- a CDS encoding glycosyltransferase family 9 protein, coding for MERNNQLLKSLDFWVGTPLLYCLSLFKRRSVKRTYEIKAIGIFAFAAIGDSILSSCILDPLRKQYPETKIIIFASKANAGIYSILSGYDEMVILPVTKPLMVFKVLKKYYLDILIDTSQWTKLSAIYSVLIQANIKIGFKTKGQYRHFGYDLVVPHSNKVHELKNFQALLKPLGIAFQGSPSLKMEQIETQNLASIGIETNRPYIIFHPWASGTRSNQREWPVDFWVELAKNLIAKDHNILISGSSHNLADSQRLARAIGFENQTVILAGKLLFSQLAKVILEAKVVISVNTGIAHLADHLKVPTIVLNGPTNSARWGVVNERSLNIDVPQENGGGFLNLGFEYSHHCPYIMNQISVQQVQSKIDEMLGN
- a CDS encoding glycosyltransferase family 4 protein, whose product is MNNSVLFFRDFHEDKRISMENYANNLISAMHENCPDINISEVRPTLHSIKFIPKNIFNLQMRVARYLLYPLVALSNKKNKVFHILDHGYAHLILVLGKKRTVITVHDIIPLLAGRGIIAGVVNKRRSWLFELTAYFFKYAKHIIAISESTRNDLIKYCGCDPKKITVIYYGLGREFRVFSEEEKITARKNFGFQKDGKFILITGHQFYKNHATAIKIFDELAEIFPNLFLVKSGENTEDWKRHTEASNYKDRIFNVFLKPSDMPALYNSVDCLLFPSLYEGFGWPPVEAMACGTPVVSSNTSSLPEAVGSSGLMADPDDISAFTKHIKKLLLEKPYHDSQIERGLQHSQKFHWEINAKKTRIVYQKILKEGRNE
- a CDS encoding undecaprenyl-phosphate glucose phosphotransferase, producing the protein MRRSVSSNSFIHRIVDTGIIYATGFIALQIRFWNSPIPNESYEIFILGACVVYLLISSQAFSEKFSLSPTQQILRVSKLWLTLFLIVLFVIVFTQSGNLLSRIWLVLWSALAWFFLISGNLIVDIIFSKLHGLAANKKKVAIIGSGVVATQLADQINQTFNPEYELICTVSQSDDNSSIESLSGQLLDEIWIALPISESAKLPLLIDQLRFSSASIKYAPDLFTFRLINHGSTEILGVNMLNVNASPFSGQALLIKNLEDFILSFLILILLSPLLLFLAIAVKLTSPGPVLYKQERVGLNGRPFKMLKFRSMPVDVEKSGVRWGNSESKTVHPFSRWMRRMNLDELPQFINVLLGQMSIVGPRPERVEFIDEFARQIPNYAKKHLVKAGITGWAQIHGLRGDTDLHKRIEYDLYYIENWSLLLDLKIILLTAIEPFLSKKIAS
- a CDS encoding Wzz/FepE/Etk N-terminal domain-containing protein, with translation MTNFHQNTENLNSQNLDAGAHEISLIHLLIFFKSAYKTIVGCSLLGIVGSALFLLVTPKQYEASAQIKMAQIANINNNNNNLNPLGINIEEPQALISRMALPTSYPKETIALCGLSDTKNAEVALVSKVKLTITKGVSGSVDLKIRDVSKDTAKACANAVYELIKTSQSGLISPYIDEAVKKLNTEQERLNRATQIIAKADKSGAAVSAAYLATRDEIRYLLDQISNMQNIITGNESRAAHLTAPIYLKEEPVFPQNRNSLLVGLLLGGFLGLALFLVRKWYISNRAALKHQMLTY
- a CDS encoding UDP-glucuronic acid decarboxylase family protein codes for the protein MTINQNKILITGGAGFLGSHLTERLVREGNDVLVVDNFFTGNKQNLAHLMGNPNLEIMRHDVTFPLYVEVNQIYNLACPASPVHYQYDPVQTTKTSVHGAINMLGLAKRTRARILQASTSEVYGDPEVHPQPEGYWGRVNPIGIRSCYDEGKRCAETLFFDYFRQHQTDIKVVRIFNTYGPRMHPNDGRVVSNFVVQALQGKDITIYGDGSQTRSFCYVDDLIDAMVRMMNSEKGFTGPVNIGNPGEFTMLELAEMVLKLSGSKSKIIHQPLPSDDPKQRQPNIDLAKAKLGWEPRVSLEDGLKETIAYFKNL